One stretch of Hemibagrus wyckioides isolate EC202008001 linkage group LG01, SWU_Hwy_1.0, whole genome shotgun sequence DNA includes these proteins:
- the rusc1 gene encoding uncharacterized protein rusc1 isoform X2, producing the protein MHSSRPSIPPRTRRFDTGRRTEAKPPIHAARREDKNISSISSASPRRTTRAPPEPSRLKGIGLSARSSVTQNKTVRQQKTSNPSVTSKAKVGSKGGHVASNISPANVDPNCNEPSLPCLCCDGHSTQDSNSLFNHNHNNNNTVTIRQQLKLVPPPQENKESEKPEIGKAKCKPEEEQPVASPVAENMEDKKEEENGNVDEVEVAVNKEDDIVVNVSAKVDENGNGNNQDVNVDNVVDDDDDDDDEEEEDDNTLVPSCCDCPASMLDFSLTSSTSSSSTSISSCSDLDSDCPDTFSVSLQEEEEEATEHYSSPHPPASHSTVFPYCSLPLDLSTSVRSPSPCSPDEGYPSAPPSPSSECLEGKAPKKENGIKVDLLNFLDSIDELGKVDHFYRIVQLAQWELKDDLDLRYRLAHQERLEKVNKQVRLMYLEKLQEAGLDFSDEDISGVLDEMGNIDISWKLYKSDRLCDSQEYSDAGVDMTAPSDLDEPPIPDSLAASPVNPPPRPPKPPARHVSAQPEMHTYMNISGNTPSVSSASSPAKTFSLSVSQNSSLTSSTVSKPPVLPPPPSQPVPYFTLYSDAPSLSSPTPPIPPPRKRHKARLEAQRLAELQRQKTPQSLPAPTSRPPPLPPPPALPSPPAIPPPPLLPPPPSFHALDVEIRKLLALAGITQAELLRLSPELGVCVDGVLEEEQMSDALNSKHACVIETSKETGEDVNKGKDFTWRELREGNKLEKEEIFIDEQKEECKDSFRTTSFTEMAKQRKQNEGTSNSSCNCGLSDNASFTTDSYYSTSISNKQFSNSSFGSFDYASVIPDSPPPPPPPRPLPPRPKILPKPPELPSVKPCALPANSSRPDRFDWLIAFTPDTETPPLELRKTSTNGTSQKSSSVPKVTTFKELRNRSKQASPPTQIQPEPEPTVITPDPDFLYNLKWRREKADGDGTQWEYTSQAQANFLQPPPTPASLALFREIRSLNIQADATLDPGPMLQMSGSANKNNQYNFIDDRKRELSKTKDEDVVETEVRGMADGGQTWESRTRLSSPPLSVALPSTLPSPYYLHSSSPTQAPLFYRSDFYRNQSKALSLQERSRDSLCRMNPASDSITGYTDSIFCTDSKKYQETLCNHENPSIGYGNNSDSFMDSLYQYSDIKKSKSCYCRTESVSNLGSVYENRIDLDSNVDSLYCGDKYRMKMIDTPSTSTYDDGNTTPYKNIEMIRFVNAEKLNKQKSGGNKDTKEDVNSMFSREETSVPGSVCNTFSDQKILQDTSHSSPFPTLYLYHPKNCPLHKGAPPRLSPVGAISPPHRAGPPSPGATMSGLCSPLFPRSHTLPALAAPLYYPYLYTPRAPAPFREPPAPKLQSKQNASPLSLTVRSLSFAGSAVKAGTLMGDNEKPPLIGGGLSPLCLQEKRALISAVSVAVEAILAQFSSSRTLVQKALSGDSSVNPALGRLVLQCLCPALYSLLCDGLKPHQSDLITGRRPNSPWGLVQASTKPGPNTQALCSLQAKVAALPQLRQSRHRFNAFLFGLLNIKRLDYWLSHLQTCHDVLETYYSPTSFMRLSGTFCQHLFEELLLMLQPLSLLTFNLDLLFQHHHFDPLSPALSPPSRSPQSSSPDQPQSNGQHLKNVSKQGFTDPKATSHNSSPTSTFDPGPTYCRPISGIGKGETSPQLQWLKEKEIIAPPNIWSGNSFSHQAGQALQQGWGAVVRWGERLGQNWSGWTSTSLSEEANAHTTQDLNTHSNSNCPRSPGQELLTAEGGPGSWGLGRLFGAPKSPNNPPTNRRPSHWLNPGITVLSRISSTGQAFLPEKIEPGRKGESKNDESKETFDQPKPLRVVRTLCNHMGAGAELSFRKGEELVLLGGVDQDWIRCRQGDKEGLVPIGYASLIM; encoded by the exons AAACATAAGCCCTGCTAATGTGGATCCAAACTGTAATGAACCGAGTCTGCCTTGCCTGTGTTGTGATGGCCACTCAACTCAGGACAGCAACAGCTTATTTAATCACAatcataacaataataacactgTGACCATCAGGCAGCAGCTCAAGCTTGTCCCACCACCTCAGGAGAATAAGGAGTCTGAGAAACCAGAAATTGGAAAAGCCAAATGTAAGCCAGAGGAGGAGCAGCCTGTGGCAAGTCCTGTAGCTGAAAACATGGAGgacaaaaaggaagaagaaaatggaaATGTGGATGAAGTAGAAGTAGCTGTCAACAAGGAAGATGACATTGTGGTTAATGTAAGCGCGAAAGTAGATGAGAATGGAAATGGTAATAATCAAGATGTTAATGTCGATAATGTTGtcgacgacgatgatgatgacgacgatgaagaagaagaagatgacaaCACACTTGTACCGTCTTGCTGCGATTGCCCTGCATCAATGTTGGATTTCTCTCTCACGTCTTCTACCTCATCTTCGTCCACCTCCATTAGCAGCTGCTCAGATCTGGATTCGGATTGTCCTGATACATTTTCAGTGTCTCtgcaagaggaagaagaagaagccactGAGCATTATTCTTCTCCTCACCCCCCAGCATCCCACTCCACTGTTTTTCCATACTGCTCCCTTCCACTGGACCTCAGTACTTCAGTGAGATCACCATCTCCATGCTCCCCTGATGAGGGATATCCTTCGGCTCCCCCATCTCCTTCTTCAGAATGTTTGGAGGGCAAGGCACCTAAGAAAGAAAATGGCATTAAAGTAGATCTTTTAAACTTTTTGGACTCCATTGATGAATTAGGTAAAGTGGATCACTTTTATCGAATTGTTCAGCTAGCACAGTGGGAGCTCAAGGATGACTTGGATCTAAGATATAGACTGGCACACCAAGAAAGGCTTGAAAAAGTCAACAAGCAGGTGAGACTTATGTATCTGGAAAAATTGCAGGAAGCTGGATTGGATTTTTCTGACGAAGATATTTCTGGTGTACTTGATGAAATGGGCAATATTGACATTTCTTGGAAGCTTTATAAAAGTGACAGATTGTGTGATTCCCAGGAATACAGTGATGCTGGGGTAGATATGACCGCCCCATCTGACCTGGATGAACCTCCAATTCCAGATTCCCTTGCAGCATCACCTGTGAACCCACCTCCCCGCCCCCCCAAACCTCCAGCAAGACATGTCAGTGCGCAACCAGAaatgcacacatacatgaacATCAGTGGGAATACACCTTCCGTTTCCTCTGCCTCCTCCCCAGCTAAAACCTTCAGTCTCTCAGTTTCCCAAAATTCATCTCTGACTTCATCTACAGTGTCAAAACCCCCTGTGTtgcctccaccaccatcacagcCTGTTCCTTATTTCACCCTGTATAGTGATGCACCCTCACTCTCTTCACCCACTCCACCCATTCCACCTCCCAGAAAGCGTCATAAAGCCCGTCTAGAAGCTCAGAGGCTTGCTGAGCTTCAGAGACAAAAAACACCTCAGTCTCTACCAGCTCCAACCTCAAGACCTCCACCTctaccacctccaccagctttACCCTCTCCCCCTgccataccaccaccaccattactccCACCTCCCCCATCATTCCATGCCCTGGATGTAGAGATACGGAAGCTGCTGGCACTGGCAGGGATCACCCAGGCTGAGTTACTAAGGCTTAGCCCTGAGCTGGGGGTCTGTGTTGATGGGGTCTTGGAAGAAGAACAGATGTCTGATGCTTTGAACAGCAAACATGCTTGTGTTATTGAGACAAGTAAAGAGACAGGGGAGGATGTGAATAAGGGGAAAGATTTTACGTGGAGGGAGCTGAGAGAGGGCAATAAGCTTGAAAAAGAGGAAATATTCATAGATGAACAGAAAGAAGAATGCAAGGACAGTTTCAGGACAACGTCCTTCACTGAGATGGCCAAGCAGCGCAAGCAGAACGAAGGTACTAGTAACTCTAGCTGTAATTGTGGTCTGAGTGATAATGCCAGCTTTACAACTGACTCATATTACAGCACGTCCATTAGCAACAAACAGTTCTCTAATTCTAGCTTCGGCAGTTTTGATTACGCCTCTGTGATTCCTGattctcctcctccccctccccctccgcGACCTTTACCCCCACGGCCAAAAATATTGCCTAAACCACCTGAACTTCCTTCTGTAAAGCCTTGTGCACTACCTGCCAATTCATCTCGTCCGGATAGATTCGATTGGTTAATAGCCTTTACTCCAGACACAGAGACACCGCCTCTAGAATTGAGAAAAACATCTACTAACGGCACATCCCAAAAATCCAGCTCTGTTCCAAAAGTCACAACATTTAAGGAACTGCGCAACAGAAGTAAACAAGCTTCCCCACCAACTCAAATCCAACCAGAACCTGAACCAACTGTCATCACCCCCGATCCAGATTTCCTGTATAACCTTAAGTGGAGAAGAGAGAAGGCTGATGGGGATGGCACCCAGTGGGAGTACACTTCCCAAGCACAAGCCAATTTTCTCCAGCCACCACCCACACCTGCCTCATTGGCTCTATTTAGGGAAATACGAAGCTTGAATATTCAGGCAGATGCCACCCTGGATCCTGGCCCCATGCTACAAATGAGTGGCTCAGCCAATAAGAACAATCAGTATAACTTTATtgatgacagaaagagagaacttTCCAAGACGAAGGATGAAGATGTGGTGGAGACTGAGGTCAGAGGAATGGCAGATGGAGGACAAACCTGGGAATCAAGAACAAGAC tgtcctcACCTCCCCTGTCTGTAGCCTTGCCAAGCACTTTGCCCTCACCTTATTATCTGCACTCTAGCTCCCCAACTCAAGCGCCCCTGTTTTACCGTTCAGACTTTTATAGGAATCAGTCAAAAGCTCTGTCTCTTCAGGAACGTTCCAGAGACTCTTTGTGTCGTATGAATCCCGCTTCTGACTCCATTACAGGCTACACTGACTCCATCTTCTGCACTGATTCAAAAAAGTATCAGGAAACATTGTGTAATCATGAAAATCCTTCTATTGGTTATGGTAATAATTCAGACAGCTTTATGGATTCTTTGTATCAATACTCTGATATCAAGAAAAGCAAGAGCTGTTACTGTAGAACAGAGTCAGTTAGCAACCttgggtcagtgtatgagaaCCGTATAGATTTAGACAGTAATGTTGATTCGCTCTACTGTGGTGACAAATACAGGATGAAAATGATTGACACACCTTCTACAAGCACATACGATGATGGCAATACAACCCCATACAAAAATATTGAAATGATACGCTTTGTAAATGCAGAAAAgctcaacaaacaaaaaagtggTGGTAACAAAGACACCAAGGAAGATGTGAATTCCatgttcagccgtgaggagacCAGTGTTCCAGGTTCAGTTTGCAATACATTTAGTGACCAGAAAATTTTGCAGGACACATCCCATAGCTCACCCTTCCCTACCCTCTATCTCTACCACCCCAAAAATTGCCCACTGCATAAAGGGGCTCCTCCACGCTTGTCCCCTGTAGGGGCAATTTCACCCCCTCATAGGGCTGGGCCTCCGTCTCCAGGAGCCACCATGTCCGGTCTCTGTTCGCCCCTATTCCCTCGCAGTCACACGCTGCCTGCTCTTGCTGCCCCGCTCTATTACCCCTACTTGTACACCCCCCGAGCTCCGGCTCCTTTCAGGGAGCCACCGGCCCCCAAACTCCAATCTAAGCAGAATGCTTCACCGCTTTCGCTGA CTGTGCGCAGCCTGTCCTTTGCTGGTTCTGCTGTAAAAGCAGGGACCTTGATGGGCGACAATGAGAAGCCCCCACTGATAGGTGGTGGACTGTCCCCTCTGTGCTTGCAGGAAAAACGTG CTCTCATCAGTGCAGTTAGTGTGGCAGTGGAGGCTATTCTGGCTCAGTTCAGCTCCTCTAGGACTCTTGTGCAGAAG GCACTCTCTGGAGACAGCAGTGTAAACCCCGCTCTGGGTCGGCTGGTGCTGCAATGCCTTTGCCCGGCCTTGTACAGCCTTCTCTGTGATGGGCTCAAACCCCATCAGAGTGATCTCATCACAGGCAGGAGGCCAAATTCACCCTGGGGATTGGTTCAGGCCTCCACCAAACCAG GCCCGAACACCCAGGCTTTGTGCAGCTTACAGGCAAAAGTAGCTGCACTTCCACAGCTCAGGCAAAGCCGGCACAGGTTTAATGCCTTCCTATTTGGCCTTCTCAA CATCAAGCGCCTTGATTACTGGCTTTCCCACTTACAAACCTGCCATG ATGTACTGGAAACGTATTACTCGCCCACTTCCTTCATGCGCCTTTCAGGCACTTTTTGCCAGCATCTCTTTGAAGAGCTTCTCCTCATGCTGCAGCCTCTTTCCCTCCTGACCTTCAACCTTGACCTGCTCTTCCAGCATCACCACTTTGACCCCTTGTCCCCTGCGCTCAGTCCTCCCAGCCGTAGCCCACAGTCATCCAGTCCAGACCAGCCTCAGAGCAACGGTCAACATCTGAAGAATGTTTCCAAGCAAGGCTTCACTGATCCCAAAGCAACCAGCCACAATTCAAGTCCCACAAGCACATTCGATCCGGGTCCGACCTATTGCAGACCAATATCAGGGATCGGCAAAGGAGAGACAAGTCCACAGCTGCAATGGCTGAAGGAGAAAGAGATAATAGCACCCCCTAATATCTGGAGTGGGAATAGCTTCAGCCATCAGGCAGGTCAGGCTCTTCAGCAAGGCTGGGGGGCAGTGGTACGTTGGGGTGAGCGTTTAGGGCAGAACTGGAGTGGTTGGACCTCCACTAGTTTGTCAGAAGAGGCCAACGCTCACACCACACAGGATCTGAATACGCACTCCAATTCTAATTGTCCAAGGAGCCCAGGTCAGGAGCTTCTGACTGCTGAGGGAGGACCAGGTTCTTGGGGTTTAGGCAGATTGTTTGGAGCGCCCAAAAGTCCCAACAACCCACCAACAAATCG GCGTCCTTCTCACTGGCTAAATCCTGGTATAACAGTTCTGTCCCGTATATCAAGCACAGGCCAGGCTTTTCTGCCAGAGAAGATTGAGCCtggaagaaaaggagagagcaAAAACGATGAGAGTAAAGAAACTTTTGACCAGCCCAAACCTCTGAG GGtggtcagaactctgtgcaATCACATGGGTGCAGGAGCGGAGCTGAGCTTCAGAAAAGGGGAGGAACTCGTACTTCTTGGAGGCGTGGACCAAGACTGGATTCGCTGTCGCCAAGGTGACAAGGAGGGCCTTGTTCCTATTGGTTACGCATCGCTCATCATGTGA
- the rusc1 gene encoding uncharacterized protein rusc1 isoform X1, which translates to MHSSRPSIPPRTRRFDTGRRTEAKPPIHAARREDKNISSISSASPRRTTRAPPEPSRLKGIGLSARSSVTQNKTVRQQKTSNPSVTSKAKVGSKGGHVASNISPANVDPNCNEPSLPCLCCDGHSTQDSNSLFNHNHNNNNTVTIRQQLKLVPPPQENKESEKPEIGKAKCKPEEEQPVASPVAENMEDKKEEENGNVDEVEVAVNKEDDIVVNVSAKVDENGNGNNQDVNVDNVVDDDDDDDDEEEEDDNTLVPSCCDCPASMLDFSLTSSTSSSSTSISSCSDLDSDCPDTFSVSLQEEEEEATEHYSSPHPPASHSTVFPYCSLPLDLSTSVRSPSPCSPDEGYPSAPPSPSSECLEGKAPKKENGIKVDLLNFLDSIDELGKVDHFYRIVQLAQWELKDDLDLRYRLAHQERLEKVNKQVRLMYLEKLQEAGLDFSDEDISGVLDEMGNIDISWKLYKSDRLCDSQEYSDAGVDMTAPSDLDEPPIPDSLAASPVNPPPRPPKPPARHVSAQPEMHTYMNISGNTPSVSSASSPAKTFSLSVSQNSSLTSSTVSKPPVLPPPPSQPVPYFTLYSDAPSLSSPTPPIPPPRKRHKARLEAQRLAELQRQKTPQSLPAPTSRPPPLPPPPALPSPPAIPPPPLLPPPPSFHALDVEIRKLLALAGITQAELLRLSPELGVCVDGVLEEEQMSDALNSKHACVIETSKETGEDVNKGKDFTWRELREGNKLEKEEIFIDEQKEECKDSFRTTSFTEMAKQRKQNEGTSNSSCNCGLSDNASFTTDSYYSTSISNKQFSNSSFGSFDYASVIPDSPPPPPPPRPLPPRPKILPKPPELPSVKPCALPANSSRPDRFDWLIAFTPDTETPPLELRKTSTNGTSQKSSSVPKVTTFKELRNRSKQASPPTQIQPEPEPTVITPDPDFLYNLKWRREKADGDGTQWEYTSQAQANFLQPPPTPASLALFREIRSLNIQADATLDPGPMLQMSGSANKNNQYNFIDDRKRELSKTKDEDVVETEVRGMADGGQTWESRTRLSSPPLSVALPSTLPSPYYLHSSSPTQAPLFYRSDFYRNQSKALSLQERSRDSLCRMNPASDSITGYTDSIFCTDSKKYQETLCNHENPSIGYGNNSDSFMDSLYQYSDIKKSKSCYCRTESVSNLGSVYENRIDLDSNVDSLYCGDKYRMKMIDTPSTSTYDDGNTTPYKNIEMIRFVNAEKLNKQKSGGNKDTKEDVNSMFSREETSVPGSVCNTFSDQKILQDTSHSSPFPTLYLYHPKNCPLHKGAPPRLSPVGAISPPHRAGPPSPGATMSGLCSPLFPRSHTLPALAAPLYYPYLYTPRAPAPFREPPAPKLQSKQNASPLSLTVRSLSFAGSAVKAGTLMGDNEKPPLIGGGLSPLCLQEKRALISAVSVAVEAILAQFSSSRTLVQKIHSVDKALSGDSSVNPALGRLVLQCLCPALYSLLCDGLKPHQSDLITGRRPNSPWGLVQASTKPGPNTQALCSLQAKVAALPQLRQSRHRFNAFLFGLLNIKRLDYWLSHLQTCHDVLETYYSPTSFMRLSGTFCQHLFEELLLMLQPLSLLTFNLDLLFQHHHFDPLSPALSPPSRSPQSSSPDQPQSNGQHLKNVSKQGFTDPKATSHNSSPTSTFDPGPTYCRPISGIGKGETSPQLQWLKEKEIIAPPNIWSGNSFSHQAGQALQQGWGAVVRWGERLGQNWSGWTSTSLSEEANAHTTQDLNTHSNSNCPRSPGQELLTAEGGPGSWGLGRLFGAPKSPNNPPTNRRPSHWLNPGITVLSRISSTGQAFLPEKIEPGRKGESKNDESKETFDQPKPLRVVRTLCNHMGAGAELSFRKGEELVLLGGVDQDWIRCRQGDKEGLVPIGYASLIM; encoded by the exons AAACATAAGCCCTGCTAATGTGGATCCAAACTGTAATGAACCGAGTCTGCCTTGCCTGTGTTGTGATGGCCACTCAACTCAGGACAGCAACAGCTTATTTAATCACAatcataacaataataacactgTGACCATCAGGCAGCAGCTCAAGCTTGTCCCACCACCTCAGGAGAATAAGGAGTCTGAGAAACCAGAAATTGGAAAAGCCAAATGTAAGCCAGAGGAGGAGCAGCCTGTGGCAAGTCCTGTAGCTGAAAACATGGAGgacaaaaaggaagaagaaaatggaaATGTGGATGAAGTAGAAGTAGCTGTCAACAAGGAAGATGACATTGTGGTTAATGTAAGCGCGAAAGTAGATGAGAATGGAAATGGTAATAATCAAGATGTTAATGTCGATAATGTTGtcgacgacgatgatgatgacgacgatgaagaagaagaagatgacaaCACACTTGTACCGTCTTGCTGCGATTGCCCTGCATCAATGTTGGATTTCTCTCTCACGTCTTCTACCTCATCTTCGTCCACCTCCATTAGCAGCTGCTCAGATCTGGATTCGGATTGTCCTGATACATTTTCAGTGTCTCtgcaagaggaagaagaagaagccactGAGCATTATTCTTCTCCTCACCCCCCAGCATCCCACTCCACTGTTTTTCCATACTGCTCCCTTCCACTGGACCTCAGTACTTCAGTGAGATCACCATCTCCATGCTCCCCTGATGAGGGATATCCTTCGGCTCCCCCATCTCCTTCTTCAGAATGTTTGGAGGGCAAGGCACCTAAGAAAGAAAATGGCATTAAAGTAGATCTTTTAAACTTTTTGGACTCCATTGATGAATTAGGTAAAGTGGATCACTTTTATCGAATTGTTCAGCTAGCACAGTGGGAGCTCAAGGATGACTTGGATCTAAGATATAGACTGGCACACCAAGAAAGGCTTGAAAAAGTCAACAAGCAGGTGAGACTTATGTATCTGGAAAAATTGCAGGAAGCTGGATTGGATTTTTCTGACGAAGATATTTCTGGTGTACTTGATGAAATGGGCAATATTGACATTTCTTGGAAGCTTTATAAAAGTGACAGATTGTGTGATTCCCAGGAATACAGTGATGCTGGGGTAGATATGACCGCCCCATCTGACCTGGATGAACCTCCAATTCCAGATTCCCTTGCAGCATCACCTGTGAACCCACCTCCCCGCCCCCCCAAACCTCCAGCAAGACATGTCAGTGCGCAACCAGAaatgcacacatacatgaacATCAGTGGGAATACACCTTCCGTTTCCTCTGCCTCCTCCCCAGCTAAAACCTTCAGTCTCTCAGTTTCCCAAAATTCATCTCTGACTTCATCTACAGTGTCAAAACCCCCTGTGTtgcctccaccaccatcacagcCTGTTCCTTATTTCACCCTGTATAGTGATGCACCCTCACTCTCTTCACCCACTCCACCCATTCCACCTCCCAGAAAGCGTCATAAAGCCCGTCTAGAAGCTCAGAGGCTTGCTGAGCTTCAGAGACAAAAAACACCTCAGTCTCTACCAGCTCCAACCTCAAGACCTCCACCTctaccacctccaccagctttACCCTCTCCCCCTgccataccaccaccaccattactccCACCTCCCCCATCATTCCATGCCCTGGATGTAGAGATACGGAAGCTGCTGGCACTGGCAGGGATCACCCAGGCTGAGTTACTAAGGCTTAGCCCTGAGCTGGGGGTCTGTGTTGATGGGGTCTTGGAAGAAGAACAGATGTCTGATGCTTTGAACAGCAAACATGCTTGTGTTATTGAGACAAGTAAAGAGACAGGGGAGGATGTGAATAAGGGGAAAGATTTTACGTGGAGGGAGCTGAGAGAGGGCAATAAGCTTGAAAAAGAGGAAATATTCATAGATGAACAGAAAGAAGAATGCAAGGACAGTTTCAGGACAACGTCCTTCACTGAGATGGCCAAGCAGCGCAAGCAGAACGAAGGTACTAGTAACTCTAGCTGTAATTGTGGTCTGAGTGATAATGCCAGCTTTACAACTGACTCATATTACAGCACGTCCATTAGCAACAAACAGTTCTCTAATTCTAGCTTCGGCAGTTTTGATTACGCCTCTGTGATTCCTGattctcctcctccccctccccctccgcGACCTTTACCCCCACGGCCAAAAATATTGCCTAAACCACCTGAACTTCCTTCTGTAAAGCCTTGTGCACTACCTGCCAATTCATCTCGTCCGGATAGATTCGATTGGTTAATAGCCTTTACTCCAGACACAGAGACACCGCCTCTAGAATTGAGAAAAACATCTACTAACGGCACATCCCAAAAATCCAGCTCTGTTCCAAAAGTCACAACATTTAAGGAACTGCGCAACAGAAGTAAACAAGCTTCCCCACCAACTCAAATCCAACCAGAACCTGAACCAACTGTCATCACCCCCGATCCAGATTTCCTGTATAACCTTAAGTGGAGAAGAGAGAAGGCTGATGGGGATGGCACCCAGTGGGAGTACACTTCCCAAGCACAAGCCAATTTTCTCCAGCCACCACCCACACCTGCCTCATTGGCTCTATTTAGGGAAATACGAAGCTTGAATATTCAGGCAGATGCCACCCTGGATCCTGGCCCCATGCTACAAATGAGTGGCTCAGCCAATAAGAACAATCAGTATAACTTTATtgatgacagaaagagagaacttTCCAAGACGAAGGATGAAGATGTGGTGGAGACTGAGGTCAGAGGAATGGCAGATGGAGGACAAACCTGGGAATCAAGAACAAGAC tgtcctcACCTCCCCTGTCTGTAGCCTTGCCAAGCACTTTGCCCTCACCTTATTATCTGCACTCTAGCTCCCCAACTCAAGCGCCCCTGTTTTACCGTTCAGACTTTTATAGGAATCAGTCAAAAGCTCTGTCTCTTCAGGAACGTTCCAGAGACTCTTTGTGTCGTATGAATCCCGCTTCTGACTCCATTACAGGCTACACTGACTCCATCTTCTGCACTGATTCAAAAAAGTATCAGGAAACATTGTGTAATCATGAAAATCCTTCTATTGGTTATGGTAATAATTCAGACAGCTTTATGGATTCTTTGTATCAATACTCTGATATCAAGAAAAGCAAGAGCTGTTACTGTAGAACAGAGTCAGTTAGCAACCttgggtcagtgtatgagaaCCGTATAGATTTAGACAGTAATGTTGATTCGCTCTACTGTGGTGACAAATACAGGATGAAAATGATTGACACACCTTCTACAAGCACATACGATGATGGCAATACAACCCCATACAAAAATATTGAAATGATACGCTTTGTAAATGCAGAAAAgctcaacaaacaaaaaagtggTGGTAACAAAGACACCAAGGAAGATGTGAATTCCatgttcagccgtgaggagacCAGTGTTCCAGGTTCAGTTTGCAATACATTTAGTGACCAGAAAATTTTGCAGGACACATCCCATAGCTCACCCTTCCCTACCCTCTATCTCTACCACCCCAAAAATTGCCCACTGCATAAAGGGGCTCCTCCACGCTTGTCCCCTGTAGGGGCAATTTCACCCCCTCATAGGGCTGGGCCTCCGTCTCCAGGAGCCACCATGTCCGGTCTCTGTTCGCCCCTATTCCCTCGCAGTCACACGCTGCCTGCTCTTGCTGCCCCGCTCTATTACCCCTACTTGTACACCCCCCGAGCTCCGGCTCCTTTCAGGGAGCCACCGGCCCCCAAACTCCAATCTAAGCAGAATGCTTCACCGCTTTCGCTGA CTGTGCGCAGCCTGTCCTTTGCTGGTTCTGCTGTAAAAGCAGGGACCTTGATGGGCGACAATGAGAAGCCCCCACTGATAGGTGGTGGACTGTCCCCTCTGTGCTTGCAGGAAAAACGTG CTCTCATCAGTGCAGTTAGTGTGGCAGTGGAGGCTATTCTGGCTCAGTTCAGCTCCTCTAGGACTCTTGTGCAGAAG ATTCACTCAGTAGATAAG GCACTCTCTGGAGACAGCAGTGTAAACCCCGCTCTGGGTCGGCTGGTGCTGCAATGCCTTTGCCCGGCCTTGTACAGCCTTCTCTGTGATGGGCTCAAACCCCATCAGAGTGATCTCATCACAGGCAGGAGGCCAAATTCACCCTGGGGATTGGTTCAGGCCTCCACCAAACCAG GCCCGAACACCCAGGCTTTGTGCAGCTTACAGGCAAAAGTAGCTGCACTTCCACAGCTCAGGCAAAGCCGGCACAGGTTTAATGCCTTCCTATTTGGCCTTCTCAA CATCAAGCGCCTTGATTACTGGCTTTCCCACTTACAAACCTGCCATG ATGTACTGGAAACGTATTACTCGCCCACTTCCTTCATGCGCCTTTCAGGCACTTTTTGCCAGCATCTCTTTGAAGAGCTTCTCCTCATGCTGCAGCCTCTTTCCCTCCTGACCTTCAACCTTGACCTGCTCTTCCAGCATCACCACTTTGACCCCTTGTCCCCTGCGCTCAGTCCTCCCAGCCGTAGCCCACAGTCATCCAGTCCAGACCAGCCTCAGAGCAACGGTCAACATCTGAAGAATGTTTCCAAGCAAGGCTTCACTGATCCCAAAGCAACCAGCCACAATTCAAGTCCCACAAGCACATTCGATCCGGGTCCGACCTATTGCAGACCAATATCAGGGATCGGCAAAGGAGAGACAAGTCCACAGCTGCAATGGCTGAAGGAGAAAGAGATAATAGCACCCCCTAATATCTGGAGTGGGAATAGCTTCAGCCATCAGGCAGGTCAGGCTCTTCAGCAAGGCTGGGGGGCAGTGGTACGTTGGGGTGAGCGTTTAGGGCAGAACTGGAGTGGTTGGACCTCCACTAGTTTGTCAGAAGAGGCCAACGCTCACACCACACAGGATCTGAATACGCACTCCAATTCTAATTGTCCAAGGAGCCCAGGTCAGGAGCTTCTGACTGCTGAGGGAGGACCAGGTTCTTGGGGTTTAGGCAGATTGTTTGGAGCGCCCAAAAGTCCCAACAACCCACCAACAAATCG GCGTCCTTCTCACTGGCTAAATCCTGGTATAACAGTTCTGTCCCGTATATCAAGCACAGGCCAGGCTTTTCTGCCAGAGAAGATTGAGCCtggaagaaaaggagagagcaAAAACGATGAGAGTAAAGAAACTTTTGACCAGCCCAAACCTCTGAG GGtggtcagaactctgtgcaATCACATGGGTGCAGGAGCGGAGCTGAGCTTCAGAAAAGGGGAGGAACTCGTACTTCTTGGAGGCGTGGACCAAGACTGGATTCGCTGTCGCCAAGGTGACAAGGAGGGCCTTGTTCCTATTGGTTACGCATCGCTCATCATGTGA